The Tripterygium wilfordii isolate XIE 37 chromosome 1, ASM1340144v1, whole genome shotgun sequence sequence CTTCTCCAAGTCTCTTGGCACTACCCTTTTTTCTTCCAATTCAAATTGATTCCTTTTTTCCGTTCAATGTTAGAGACACCTTCTAGAAGTAATCTTGAATAAATTTCAGCTCAATTAAGGTCTCATATATGGTCCAAATAAATCTTCATGCACAATGCTCCAATGTCGGACAATTAAATCACATTGGGGTCCAATATTACTACTTCCATGCATGACCTGGATTCTTCACAATGTAAACTAATAATGCAGCTCCAAATATCGATAATTAATAGCCCTAAAGCTGATTCCAATCATCTCGTAGAAttccttagtggaaggttgctGAATATATGACTTTCCTAACATCCATATCCTAGAGCTCCAATGTTCATGATTGAATGCTAGACCTCAAACACTAACCAGAACTGATTGTTGAATCATATATGATGGACATATtcattaacctacaaagaaataagaGACGGAACTCTCCAATCGCATGTAAACTCAAAAAGCTTCATTTAAGATCACTTAGGGTAatcatatcaaaatcaaattcaataaatCACGAAACTTGTATGATAAATATAGACATAATTCAATTTTCATATACGACCCAAAACAGTGGGGTCCATTGCTTTGGGTCCAATATGTTTAACATCAATGGTAAAAACATAGGTACGTATTTTAACTGCGTAATTTAGGTgtgcataagagaatttctcgtatatatatatatatatacacatatacacatagattctcatatatatatatatatatatacacatacacaaaaATTCTCCTTTGAGGTTCTAAAATGAGATCATAACTTTTATATCATATCAAACAATTATCTTCGCCGAACCAGTGataaatttcattatttgtccAAATCCATTAAAACTTTATGTTGGGCCTTAAAGTACTAATGTATTCCTGACACCCGCCAGCCCAAGTGAAGATATTTGCCAACAGTGAATATGGAGGGCCCAGGGGCCCATAAATCACATGGAACAGAAGTGGAAGAAATAGTAGGTGTCTATTTCAAATCAAATTTGTTGCTGTTGATGGAACATTATTGATTTAAAAGCAATTTCATCTCTTCAACTTTGCTACTATTATGGCAGTATTGACTAGTCCTTGTCTTTGTACTatggagatatatatatatatataatttcttttatcttAATTCTGGCACAACATGTTTGTTGGTGGTGGCATGGGCATGCTTGCTTTTACTTTGAAACAAGACAAGATAAGAGCaagataagagagagagattgagcctttttttctttcttgattgaTAAATCTTTATCTGTGGACATGCAATTCCACAAACACACAAATGAATCATCGTTATTGTGGGTTTTGTACGATCGACCACTTTGGTatgcttttctctctcttaaacttACAACCAAGTACTTAGGAGGAAGAAACAAAATGATAATGATTAGTGGGATTGTCTTGTGTGTCCTATCTTCATTTGATGCAAATGAAAAACCTTCACAACTTGTCAACTTGAAAGCCAATTAGAAAGCAATGATTAACTTCGGACTAACAATATATTATCAAGAGGAAAGcagggtgtgtgtatatatatataatatatatatataaaagataatACCAAAGTCTAAATGCACCCACttttttactctatacacccctcctttttttttctctatacatCCCGGTCCCACAATTGACCCCACATCttctatatttttataatttttaatttatttggttaaaaaaaaataatattgttatcaATACAAAGCACATTAATCAAAGGTTCTGTCTATAATAAGTTGAGAtacatttatcgaatgaaaAAACTTCTCAAAATGACAGAGTTGTTTTTCATATGGTGTCGCCCATTCTGTTGCACAATCATACTTGTATGAAAACTACTAGATCATAATAGGGGACATCGGATAATTCTCACTCATGAATACCTGAACAAAGTGGTTATCATTCACATATCCAATAGTGATGACATTACGTTCTGCATGTGGAGGTTGGATGGATCGCAACGGTAAAAAAGTCAAATATTGTACATCGCTTATGAGATGCAAGACGATGCTGTACCTTGATGCGATAAGGTATCCCATATCAGGCATATTTATCCAACAGTTGATTGGTGCTGGTTTATTTATCTCGAAAAATGCAAGCGCATTGTGAATATAACATGTCTGTTCATAACTGCTAAACAAAGATACATACACTTTCGAAAATGTCCTTAGCTCTTCAATTAAATCACGCCTAACACAAGACCAAGCAAATTCACTTCCTTGGAGACCTAATAAGCCAGCAATAGCTCTGAACCCACAATTATCGTCGATTGTTGCATCGATGACATTCACAACGTATCTTCTCAGTATTAGGGGAAATTggttgacataacttggtgattGAACTTGTCATCCTCGTCTTGATATAGTTGATGAAGCAATGCCAATTGATGAACAACTATGACGATGAGGTACATATGACATCTTCAAAGAAGCTTCCACATACTCAAATGTAGAGGGATCTCTACGAGTCTATTTATCCTTCTTTCTCAATGAGGGTCGACAATGTGTATTTTGTATGACTTTTGGTCCCGAAAGTGAGGGAGTGGATGGTTTGATTATCTCTCGTAACTTCCTCAATAGTCCAATTTTACCAGATCGGGGTTTCTTTTGAAACTGTTCCACAATTTACTCCATCTCAACCGCACAACTGAGATCATCATCTTCTAATAACTCGCTTGGCTTGAAGTcaaattttttccaaaaatgaTCAACATAAGATAAAAGATTTGGAAGTTTTTCGCTTGCATAGATATCTCATGTGCACAAGAAAGTCCATGAGTTAACCGAACAATACATCTACATCCTTGAATGTCGACTCCAACAATTTTTGCCCGATCCATCTTTTTTAAGACCTTTTTTAAAGCTTGTTCAGACACAAAGCCTCTAAGATCTTCGAAATATGATGTTTGAAATCTATGTTGAACAACATTTAAGCTCTTTTCCAAGGTACTCTTTATTGCTGTGAATTGACATTTAAGCAAATTATGAATGATGGACCATATCGACTCAAAATTACCTTGAGATGTATGAAGTTGGAGTTTCAAATTTGCATGCTGACTCTTTGCCCTGTTTGTCGTCATATTTCCAAAATGCATGCACCTATTTGTCCGCGCAGATACAAACTTTTCTTTGTAAGGAGCTAGCCAAACATCCTTTAAGTAAGTAAGAATCATAGGATAATTATGAAATTCTAACTCAATTTCCGCAAGATGAAATTCTAACTCAATTTCCCCAAGATGAAATTCATACTCTGATTCTGGCATGACCAAAGCAGACCACATTTTGTTGAATGTGCCCCAGGTTTTTTTGTCCGAAAACCTTTTCTTGCAATtggtaaaaatatttttctcaatatgccATCGACAAAGGAGCGCGGTAGCATTAGGGAAGACACATGCAATTGACTTCATTAAAGCTAATTCCACAGCATGGAGCATAAACAACTCATCGCCCAAGTGTAATTATCTTCCTTCTCTGATTGGAGCAAGACAAATGCTATAGAAAGTGTCTTATTGGTTGATGTTACGCCAACAATCTCAAAAAGTGGCATATGAAACCTGTTTGTCTTATAAGTGGAATTCATAAACACAACAAATGGAAGGGCAATTAATATGTCTAATGAGCGTGGataagcaaaaaataaatctaGGAGCTCGTTAGTCTCATCATTAGCCCGATAGAAATATATGTACTCGTGCTCACTCAAGTTATAGAGAAGTTGTTGCATTTGAGACTTACCTGCCTTTTCTGCAACTCGATACTTTTGGCGAGCATTGTAGATTGTTTTTATAGTAGAGACATTCTCTGGATCTTTGCTCTTTAGTGTAGACAATATGGTGCGTGCTTTCACCAAATTCGTTGACATATCAATCATGATATTGTTTTCCTCAGTTGAGAGTCTACCAGCAAACGAATGTCCTTCCATGTATATTGTTGCTAGATGATTATGAATTCCATTAACAACCCTGATCATCCAATCATCATTGGTTTGCaatttcatttctttcaatCGAAATGGCCAATTGTATTTCTTGGACCCTGTAAGTTTTGTTGAGTTCTTCAAGGATCTATAATTTCCACCACGCTAGCATGCCATTAACAATTTGTGACACTTTCCAGGATCTCCAATTTTCGACCATAAGCTGATAACAACGAACCCAAGATTTCGTCCAGTATGACGTGTCCATTGGTTCATCTAAATGCATCCACttttttactctatacaccTCCTATTTTCTTTTCCCTATACGCCTCCTGTCCCACCATTGATCccacctcttttatatttttataattttaatttatttggttcaaaaaatatattattgttaAAAACACAATactactaaaaataatattagaatttttattttaatactttgtactaatattttgttgtatgtttctaactatatcaattataaattttatggtgtgaatttgtttttgtatttttgtaattattttagtttgaatttttatattgtgagtttttttgtatgtttgtaatcattttagtttgaattagaatttttatgatgtgaattcttttgtatgggtgtaattattttagtttgaatttttatgacgcaaattcttttatatgtttgtaattatttaagtttgaatttttatgatgtgaatttcttttgtatgtttgtaattatttttgtttgaatttttatgatgtgtatttattttgtatgtttgtaatattttagtttgaattaaaatttgtatgatgtgaATTCTTTTTATACCAAAACTCATagatttttatgattttttaatcatttctgGTGAATTCTTTTTATGGGTGACATTATTATTGTACGCATTAGCCACATCAATAGGGGGTCTACTagtgctttctttctttttcagttttgtATAAGCATGTTGCCTTTCATTTTGGGTCTACTACTTTTCTATGTTTGGTAACGATCATGTAATATGTTCAAGTTGTCAAGTGCCAGAATTGTATATGAAAAGAGAAGATTTACACTTTTTAATTAGATGATGTTTTACATCTACATGGCAGCATCTTAGTACTAAAAAAACAACCAAACTGGAATAGTCCAGTTGGTTATCAGCTTGGGCAAAAGGcatatgtctgttgggtttccGTGGTCGATCCTCATGTTAATCCTCAATCCAACTTATCTGTTAAAAGTTGTACGTGCGGTCTATTTGGCCCGAGTTTAAACCAAACTTGACTGTTAAAAAGGTAAACACGATCGTATCGTTCTtgtttacaaaaaaaacaaGGAGTACTAAAAAAACccataattttataatatcacCAGAAAGTTTTCTTAATTCAATGCCTATATATCTATGAGTTTTGGTACAATAAATCACTTTGTAGAATGATTCATGTGGCTAATGCGTACAATAATGTTTGAGTTGATTTAACATATGTAGTTATCCATATTTGATGTGACTAGCTAAAAAAAATTGCCAATAGAATGTCTCTAAGGCATTTCATAAGCgacttaaattttatttaacatGTGTAAAAGATGGATTCACATAATTACCGCGATAACTCTTAATGTAAACGAGAGGCCGTAAATTCAAATTTCATGAGTATtttcattatcgcaatttgTGATATGAGCCCTTGTTCAGCCCAACATATATATGCTAATGTCACAGCGCGCTATCTTCCCATTCTAGGCCTCGACCATTGTCTTAACTGATTCATGAAGGTTGTGAGGTCTTCCATATGACCTAATGTTTACCAGCCAATTGTTCGGTGAGCAGTTGAGTGAGTTtcactttataaaaaaaaactacccAGGATTtactgataccatgttaaacaaCTACAGATGGAGATAACAAGAGAGAAACTGTTATCTATAAGCTCACAACACAAGAAAAATGAACCCAAAAATGAAGAGAATTATCCATATATGgccacctttctctctctctctctgtatatatatatacatattatgacCAAGAAAAGTCCCTTACCCAATTAACTTCATCATTGCTGAAGTAAAACCCATCTTCCTTGACCAACCAAGAACACATTCTATACAACCCACAACGATGAACATCTCTAGAAACCTTAAAGGCTTCAAATTTCTTCCTCTTTTGGTCCCATTTCATTGTACAAAAGAAACTATTACCACTAGGACCCCAAAAACTAGTCCTCACACTCCAACCAAAATCATCTCCCTCTTGAAGAGCACGTCCACCGATTTCATCTTCCATGGAAGATGTACACCAAATCACCAGAGGCAACGATGAGTTGTTTGTGAAGCCATTAATGACACGAACCTCGTACTGATCTTCTGAACCAAAAGACTGAAGGATTGACGAGAAAATGGTTCCAACGGCTACACAAAGTATAATCAAAATGCTTGTCAAGATCTTCATATGTTTTTGTTTGGGGGTTTTAGTAGTATGGGACTATcgggtgtgtatatatatatacacttcaaTCCCAcaattgatttggaacatgtgagacccaaaataATGATTCTCATTTGTCATTCACTTATCTACACCCTCTAAAAATGTGCGTATGTTAATATAACTTGTGGGTGCCCGCATAAGAaaattcttcatatatatatatatatatgaggaattctcacataagagtctaatgtaaggatgtaaaataagtgttacgttttaatggtgtggatgaatgagatgacaagtaggatccactgttttgggtcccacatatttcaaatcaatggtgtaaatatagacctttattttacacccttatattAGATCTTTATGTgagaaatcatatatatatatatatatgtacgtacgAGTGGGAATTCTCATTGAATAGTATATCtttatgttattattatttataaccGTTTTTCGTATTATGAGTCAACTGTTATTAGTTGCCTGTTTTGGACGTTGTGAGAAGGAAATTAATGTCTTGtgtttctttacttttttgtgAATATGTCAACTCATGCACCACCATGATATTCATATATAGGACCAAATTTGCCAAGAGTCCCCCTACACTGTAATAAACATCATGGTCAGAAGGTTTTATTGAGttatttatactacttttatGTAAGGTTTGCACTAGTGATTTATTGGTTATTAAATCATAACATTATTACTTTCtatttaatttatgaaaaaatgATAATGCTTGCTCTTAGGACAttagataaggatgaaaaatgtgcattgaaatatgaagaagatatgtattttaagtttaaaaaatcaAGTGAGGGAGTGTTTTTCACACGTGACATACCATGATATGTTGTAGTAAATTTATAACAAATGTTCTTAGGATACCCGTTATCAATacctttaatttattattaatgttTTGTGATGTGGGATTTCTAACACTGAAAGCTATAACCATATATGGAAATTTGGGAcaacacaaaacaaacatagaggaaaaaaaaaaaagaaggtatgaAATTAGCAAGCCAAACTGATTCCTTCTATCTGTTCAAATATGGGAAGCCTTTTTGTTCTGGACGGGGCCCAATTCCGTCATCGAATTCTCAAGCCCATTTACAAAATCATCGTCCAAGCTAAGACTCGGTCAAACTGTCCAATTCTTCGGCTCCTTTAATGTATTGTATTGGGGAGGCCCACAATCCAACATTCAACATTGAAATGTCCCGTCGGCATCTGCTAGCACCCAGGAACAGGAAGTCATAACTCATATACGACAATAAGTTGCAGTGTTGCACACGATCTTTGGTTTTAACAgagcatttggttcataattgtgtgaggtGAGCATGAGATGAGGAGGGATGAGTGCTGTGAGATGAGTATGGGGGTGAGCATGATTatgtttgatataaaataaagagtgaacATGAGTGAAACAATATTAAtaatacaattttcatattaccctTTTTCATAAGATAAGAGAAACATGCGATACAGTATCATCAGATAAGAGAAAACATGTGATACAATATCTTTAGATAACAAACACAGATTAATTTCATTGATCAATACAATATCGAATATAAGTACAGAAACTAATGCTTGAattaaaaataccaaaaccgaaTTATTGAAGTAGCTGGATAAGGAGAGTGAGGTACGCCTtagcgaatctccttaaagagaatttGCCCCACCCAAATTGGTTCCTTTGCTACACGGACAatctcttcccaagatacaatgcTCCACACCACGAGTAAGCAGCACATCACTACAGGTGGACTCAATCGTACCAAATAGAACAACACTCTCAACCAAGAAACTCAGACGCTAGGGTTTGTGTTTGGTGTGTTTTAGACTCGCAGCCAATCTCTCCTTACATAGGAGAGTCTAGCAACCATCAACGCAAAAAATCAGTAATCCACCACTGACTTTGCGCACCAAACTGGTAGTGGGTTGTAGATATTACGAGCCTGACTCATCAGTTGACCAACGACTGGGTTGTGGGCCTCAAATATTGCGGGTCAAACTTTGAATAAGTCATCTGTCCACATTCAAAGTATCTGGATTACTAATGGGCCAAACAAACGTTTGTgcaaaaaaattaaggagaccATTGGGCCTTCGAAAACCCAAGTCCATGTACGGGCCCGACCCGCTCACATCGCTTCACTCCAGCGTCAACGCTGAGGACGCGCGCGCGCGTGTGTTTTTAATCCAAGCCGATAGTGGAGAGTCTTTCCCTCCTACAAAAGCAttggtgcccttgggcccaatgCCTTCATACAAacattagggcaaatgcaatggttttctatttgctgggccaacaaaaagttggcccggtcccacctctattatataaaaagtcaagtcaaacacgtattctaatacagtcacatcagcaaaacacatcttccaacacaactatatcaacaaaacataaatttctatacaatttctcttcccacccaacatggaggccaacaacattccattcctccatattatccacaacaaaactacaccaaaacatcaaatatcaatacatccacatcagcaaaacacttatcctaATGCAACCAAGTAAGCAAAACACACTTTACAATACAGTcaatcagcaaaagacaacatctttgttggcccaataacactttaccattgcatttgcccttaggcTTATAAATACAACATTCACATGGTATTTGTTCAATGTGGGATTCCCATACACACAGTTATTGCACTATGTTCTTCATGATTAACATGACTACTTTGGAATCAATTTCCATTCAACCGGAAAATGGTTTTGGACCAAATTAAACTCCAAACTCTTCTCTTCATATTGAAGATTAAGACCCATCAATTATTATTCTATGacttgttgatgtaaattatcgacaatcgaattatGGAGAATGAATGGGCAAATATAAGACAAAAAGGAGatattttacgtggttcgacttttagcctaggtccacggtgcagaatgatatgatattttatttatcacttgtgaatacaGTGCGAGTAAGAAATCCCAATCCGAATCCCCCTCCACCCTCCTAAttaactccttttatgcttttcttaaGCAGTTACCgacagttgtggcagttagagaagttcatagcagtttggaggagtttacggtagtttggaggagtttgtagtAGTTTGCAGCAGTTTGCAGTAGTTTACAGTAGTTGgatgttaccatttaacgaggaactgccttatcttcggcttcgtcccttagttattggttcggccttatttgcatcggcttTGTATTGTCTTGATAaaaccaagtcctttttggactatAAGTTCTGGTCTGTTTTATGTTGTTAGGCTTCgaggccctagcctctgttgggcttttattattgttgggtttcggggccctagcccctgttgggcttttattattgttgggcttcagggccctagcctctgttgggcttttatgttgttgttgggttgaacatgacccatataatttgttgatgttgactttgacccctacactttgacccctatttttaagtttgatttaaacttaaaaatattttgcttgggGTTGCGTCTTCTTCAGAGCTCTTCGTCTCATCATCTCTTTTTgcagtttttgcattttttgactGTTGAAGTATTTCTACAATTGCAATTTCAGAGCAATGAGATTAACAATGAGAAtatctttgtcaaaataaaacataaatacttcatacatGGGAATACATATGCAATGGTATAACTCTTAACGAGCCCAGGTAcaaataacatcatttatgatattcattgcattcccaacatgggctgcaagatctaaaagagattcttgtaatcgataaacgttttgatttcgagaatgaccccaagcGTTATCGCGAACTCTGTTCAGCGCATCTCTGGCCGCTCGAAGCACATCCgtataagattggtttcgtTCGTACTCGTTTTGCAGATTTCTTTCGGCTTCTTCAAGAAGTCCTTTTAATCCTTCGatggagttttgaggattttcttCGTACAGTTCTTCAGAtactacaaatatttcaacgacTGAATCGTCTGGTTTGTCGTTGTTTCGAGATGTGGAACCTTCTCCTTTGGCCTCTGCCttttttgaagaagaagggtcttcgtttcttgcccgttttgaaggaatgagattctctttctcatccaatgctcTTTTTGCAGGAGTGGAGTCAGAAGAACTCATCTTGCTGAGTGTTTGAGAGATTTTTTAGAAGGAAACAGGAATGTCTTCTCCTTCTTATCGTCGTGTATTTAAGGATGAAAGGTTCACTTTCAAAGAAACAGTTATTCCTGAAAAATGTGGGGAAGCTAAACGGTTGCACCATTTTTTAGAGACCATTGTGTCTTTTCGTATTtcgaaataaacaattcaaatatcccgccttttatatttgttggaaatgaaatggaatttcgtagaaattttcttgaaataaaatttggaaaaaaggaaaatggacaggaattttattctagggtgtAAAGAatactgtctattccatctacaacagatccaagttgtactgtgatctcagtgattgcttcgtgccatttatctggatcatgactacttgcttgtcgaccccatgacatatatcgaacgccttgtatggcatattttgagaccataagttgtcttctgtagtcttgaactttgtcagttgctttcttaagtctccttttggtttccatcagagctttttgtagagattcgatggttttctggtgatcATCCTCGTATACATCTtctcttataggggagaggttgaatctatgatcatttccatcttcatcttctttagaagtagaaccttcatcggtTCTAGATCTTTTCActggtggagagttaggagtatccatccttgaagatttcttgaggaaaatattggtttctgctgattctttcttttgaatatttatacgaatggaatatgaaggaagttaccttttccttggaagttgtgatagatAATGGGGAGATGGACGGTTGCGACGTTACTCCACGTCTTTTCTCGAGGAGTtggaatgccttttggtttgctcgAGGGTTAATTGATCAGAATTGatatttattggagttgaattatttttggaatttttgggaagcttcgtcttcctctaataAAGCTTCATCTTTTACTGGTGAGATTTTTGCTTCACCTAAAGGTTTCATCTTTGACAGaaattgaatatttggaatGTAAAGAGGAGATTCTTGGTTTGTCTAAGAACTTTATCTTTGGCAGAGATAAACATGGAatagtatttataaatagttaaaattgctcaagcttttaaggtcttggccataaggcatgatgcattctaactagattattcttcataaaaagattgatgttttgtaaagcttgtcgTAGCTTTTCAGGATCATCTTCCATAGCAGCATTTTCTGACATGTCTCAAAGCCGATAAAGTGACCTCCCAGACAATTTGTAGGCTCGGGTAAGCTCTATTATCCTTCTTTCTGCTTCATGGAGATTTTTATCCAAACGTATCAGCAGATCTTGCAGATCGGAGACGTGTTGATAAGGATCATACCCTTCAGGGTATAGCTTCAACTGTTGAAATTCTTCTGCCACTTCAGATGGTCCTTCATCTGACTTGGTTGGTTTAGACATTACTTTTCGGTACTCAGACTCGATAGGAAGCTTGGAGGAACTCATGACTGTagaggttttttgttttggaagtgGTGTTTCTTTGGGTTTTCTCCAGTATATTTATAGGAAAAAGAGCCAACTTTAGAAGTTGAATCGTATTTCGATTCTAACTAGCCTTTTAGTGATATGATGTAGCGCCACCATTTTCGCCACttatcgagaagttacttttgatcgaaCGGCTTTGATTAATTCGTGGAAGAACGATTTccgaggagttttaacttttgaattttgaatttactatttagtccttgggggttttttaatgggtatattgtaaccacccactatcttaaaacttccaagacacGGTTCGACTTTAGGTACGTttcttgactttttcttttttgagttttcgattatggcttggcttggttcctCTGAAGAATTCATCGATAGGTTTGAGCGAGAGAATGAAAGGGACGAATCTAATTTCGGTCCCTCAATCATTCCGAATGAAAGTCCGGCTGTTATAGATACTCAGGATGAGTTTCCTAAAGGTGATATACCAGAAAAAGAACTAGGAGATCAATCCACTAATCTTAGGGTTTCGTCTTACTCTGAATCTGAAGGAGTATCGGGTCAAAGGATGATTAGTTCATCTAAGGTCAACTACTCGTTCAAAAAGTAAGACTCAAAAAGTTTTGGAGGATGATGTTATAGTAGACAAGGATCCTGCTTCTGTATTAACGGAAGAGGATTTAGATAATATTAGGGTTGAATTCAGAATTCCACAGGAAATAGAAATGCGAATTCTTGGTTATTGCGAATCAGCTTCTTATGAATTTCCTGGATGGACTGTAGTATATGCTATAACATTAAGGTGTGGATTAAGGTTTCCTTTAGGACCTCTAGTTAAGTCTgtgttaaaattttttggagttgccccctgtcaacttatgcctaattcttggcgTATTTTGCTATCTCTAGAAGCTTTAAGTGCAAAATACAGTCTTACTTTTGGTCTTCACGAATTTCTTACTGCTTACTCttggcaagaaaacaaaaaggatgtaggtagatatatgttgtcgaagaaggataaggaaaatttgattgtTGGGATGACGTCCAGTGATCATAACTGGCAAAAGAGATATTTCTGGGTGAAAaaggaaactcttttggaaGATGACGATGGTATTTCTAGTTCTTGGACAATTCaaggtataattaattaagttttcctttacttttatttaattcctttatgaacatttatcttttaatgGCAGGCAAATCTCCTAAGACAACTATTACTAAAGAGGCTCAGAGGAATTGTCAGTTATTTTTAAAGTCAGTTCCTcgttctgaaagagattggaaattcgtttcctcaaagtatctttttgaaagtaagttgatgaaatatttacgatttttattttgtttcttatttctactcatttcttttcaatttttcacagGACCACATATGGCTCCAAGAGTAA is a genomic window containing:
- the LOC120001301 gene encoding S-protein homolog 6; this encodes MKILTSILIILCVAVGTIFSSILQSFGSEDQYEVRVINGFTNNSSLPLVIWCTSSMEDEIGGRALQEGDDFGWSVRTSFWGPSGNSFFCTMKWDQKRKKFEAFKVSRDVHRCGLYRMCSWLVKEDGFYFSNDEVNWVRDFSWS
- the LOC119995314 gene encoding uncharacterized protein LOC119995314 gives rise to the protein MNQWTRHTGRNLGFVVISLWSKIGDPGKSLKNSTKLTGSKKYNWPFRLKEMKLQTNDDWMIRVVNGIHNHLATIYMEGHSFAGRLSTEENNIMIDMSTNLVKARTILSTLKSKDPENVSTIKTIYNARQKYRVAEKAGKSQMQQLLYNLSEHEYIYFYRANDETNELLDLFFAYPRSLDILIALPFVVFMNSTYKTNRFHMPLFEIVGVTSTNKTLSIAFVLLQSEKEDNYTWAMSCLCSMLWN